The Exiguobacterium acetylicum genome includes a window with the following:
- a CDS encoding SLOG family protein, with product MKVVAITGYKPNELGIFDQKHPGIRVLKAAYRERMIRLIEDRGTEWFITSASPGCEIWACEVILELKEEYPDIRLGILLPFLEQEARWKEPVQAQYLSILEQADFVEAISQKPYTDPSQLRNKTEFMIQKSQGLLSVFDEEHGGSAKFLVERARMEMEQSDYQLFLITQDDLSWLEQELQHNDQWE from the coding sequence GTGAAAGTTGTTGCCATCACAGGATACAAGCCAAATGAACTAGGCATCTTCGATCAAAAACATCCCGGTATCCGTGTCTTAAAGGCAGCATACCGAGAGCGGATGATTCGTTTGATTGAAGATCGTGGAACGGAGTGGTTCATTACGAGTGCGTCACCGGGTTGCGAAATCTGGGCATGCGAAGTCATACTGGAATTGAAGGAAGAGTATCCAGATATTCGTCTAGGCATTCTCTTGCCATTCCTAGAACAGGAGGCTCGCTGGAAAGAACCTGTTCAAGCACAGTACCTTTCAATCCTTGAACAAGCTGACTTTGTGGAAGCAATTAGTCAGAAACCGTACACGGATCCATCACAGTTACGCAATAAAACGGAATTCATGATTCAAAAAAGCCAAGGGTTGTTATCGGTTTTTGATGAAGAACATGGAGGATCAGCGAAATTTTTAGTAGAGCGTGCTAGAATGGAAATGGAACAATCCGATTATCAGTTGTTTTTGATTACACAAGATGATTTATCTTGGCTCGAACAAGAATTACAACACAATGACCAGTGGGAGTGA
- a CDS encoding PBP1A family penicillin-binding protein, producing the protein MERSRVARREETKSSEKKMKRTKRPQKKKSGGGSGGKGPLWKKILLIATGLFIVMMLVGGGFAAYAIATAPELDETELRDALPLKIYASNKEEITKGGTSREYVSIDEVPEVVKDAFISIEDRRFYQHNGIDIRRLGGAIIANVTDGFGSEGASTITQQVVKQSFLSFDKTITRKVQEQWLAIRLEQDYTKDQILEMYLNKNYYGQNSFGIQTASKAYFNKSVDKLNYAEAAMLAGLPQRPTAYDPIKGDPKLTKWRQTQVLNAMQTTGVITEAQRDKAVKQPISKLINPAPKSTKDESYDSVIFDMVSKELEDDFGLEGKDIYGQGLKIYTSIDKPMHDYMNEAIKKDQIVQLPEYAETAATAVNTQSGEILAVVDGKNPGKGTARRNFANEPHQPGSSAKPFFAYGPAIENDKWSTAKQLTDKPTEVNGKEIGNYYDGYRGTNTIRHWLKISANTPAIQTFQEIGGDSVEAFAEKSGLKMKDDESISPAYAIGGMKHGFNTTQMAGAYATLGNGGDYIKPHVIKSIEYSDGSKIKSPIKSKKAMEDYTAYMLTDMLRDVLKPGGTFPSAGLSFDAAGKTGTTNAYKDVWFAGYTSDVSISVWTGTTKSGNNNGSGLSGPYNSTMAQQIWKDFITKTRDRTPAPFEQPSSVLSIGNELYVKGTKEPVVEKKTVPAPTGLQASYDEDTKSGELTWNYNDAALRANGYDDVSFEVTMTDADGETSTIGTSTTNRIAINGLKPGRSTFQVVAKASGEESGPVSTTVTVTDPEAEEPTTDEPTTDEPATDEPATDEPTTDEPATDEPATDEPTTDEPATDEPTTDEPATDEPTTDEPTTDEPVTDEPTTDEPATDEPNSNDGANAQNNSNGSTERNNNNNSNDSGDDSEE; encoded by the coding sequence ATGGAAAGAAGTCGTGTCGCACGTCGTGAAGAGACGAAGTCATCTGAGAAAAAGATGAAACGGACGAAACGTCCTCAAAAGAAGAAGTCAGGTGGAGGTTCCGGTGGGAAAGGTCCACTTTGGAAAAAAATATTGTTGATTGCTACCGGATTATTCATCGTGATGATGTTAGTCGGAGGTGGATTTGCAGCTTACGCGATCGCGACGGCACCTGAGCTCGATGAGACAGAACTTCGAGATGCGCTACCGCTCAAAATTTACGCAAGCAACAAGGAAGAGATTACAAAAGGCGGAACGAGTCGAGAGTATGTCTCAATCGATGAAGTACCAGAAGTCGTCAAAGACGCATTCATCTCGATTGAGGACCGTCGTTTCTATCAACACAACGGGATTGATATCCGTCGTCTTGGCGGAGCAATCATTGCAAACGTGACAGATGGATTCGGATCAGAAGGGGCTTCGACGATCACGCAACAGGTCGTCAAACAGTCGTTCCTCAGCTTTGATAAAACGATTACGCGGAAAGTGCAGGAGCAATGGCTCGCGATTCGTTTAGAGCAGGACTATACAAAAGATCAAATTTTAGAGATGTATTTGAACAAAAACTATTATGGTCAAAACTCGTTTGGAATCCAGACGGCTTCAAAGGCTTACTTCAACAAGTCTGTTGATAAGTTGAATTATGCGGAAGCCGCGATGCTTGCAGGACTTCCGCAACGTCCGACCGCTTACGATCCAATCAAAGGAGACCCTAAGCTAACGAAATGGCGTCAGACGCAAGTTCTCAATGCGATGCAAACGACAGGCGTCATTACAGAAGCACAACGCGATAAAGCAGTAAAACAACCGATTTCAAAATTAATCAATCCGGCACCGAAGTCAACGAAGGATGAGTCCTACGATAGTGTCATCTTCGACATGGTGTCTAAAGAGTTAGAAGATGATTTTGGTCTTGAAGGTAAAGATATCTATGGTCAAGGGTTAAAGATCTATACATCGATTGATAAACCGATGCACGACTATATGAATGAAGCAATTAAGAAAGACCAAATCGTCCAATTACCGGAATACGCTGAAACGGCTGCGACAGCAGTCAATACGCAATCAGGAGAAATCCTTGCGGTCGTCGATGGTAAAAATCCAGGTAAGGGAACAGCGCGACGAAACTTTGCGAATGAACCGCATCAACCGGGTTCATCTGCAAAACCATTCTTTGCCTATGGACCAGCAATCGAGAACGATAAATGGTCGACTGCGAAACAATTGACGGATAAACCAACAGAAGTCAACGGTAAAGAGATTGGAAACTACTACGATGGATACCGTGGCACGAACACGATTCGTCACTGGTTGAAAATCTCAGCAAACACACCAGCCATTCAAACGTTCCAAGAAATCGGTGGTGATTCAGTCGAAGCATTCGCTGAAAAATCTGGTTTGAAAATGAAAGATGATGAGTCGATTTCTCCAGCGTATGCGATTGGTGGAATGAAACACGGTTTCAATACGACGCAGATGGCTGGAGCTTATGCAACACTTGGTAACGGTGGCGATTATATCAAACCACACGTCATCAAATCGATTGAGTACAGTGATGGATCAAAAATCAAATCACCAATCAAATCGAAAAAAGCGATGGAAGACTATACAGCTTATATGTTGACGGACATGCTTCGTGATGTCTTAAAACCAGGCGGTACGTTCCCAAGTGCTGGATTGTCATTTGATGCAGCCGGTAAGACCGGAACGACGAATGCCTATAAAGATGTTTGGTTTGCAGGATATACGTCTGATGTCTCAATCAGTGTTTGGACAGGAACAACGAAATCTGGAAACAACAACGGATCTGGACTCAGTGGTCCGTATAACAGTACGATGGCACAGCAAATCTGGAAAGATTTCATTACAAAAACGCGCGATCGTACACCCGCACCATTCGAACAACCAAGTTCTGTCCTTAGTATCGGAAATGAATTGTACGTGAAAGGGACGAAGGAACCTGTCGTTGAAAAAAAGACAGTACCCGCTCCGACTGGATTACAAGCATCTTACGATGAAGACACAAAGAGCGGTGAACTGACTTGGAACTACAATGATGCTGCGCTTCGTGCCAATGGCTATGATGATGTATCGTTCGAAGTGACGATGACAGATGCTGACGGCGAAACATCAACGATTGGTACGAGTACGACGAATCGAATCGCTATCAATGGATTGAAGCCAGGGCGATCGACGTTCCAAGTCGTAGCAAAAGCTTCTGGAGAAGAATCAGGTCCGGTCTCGACAACGGTCACGGTCACGGATCCTGAAGCAGAAGAACCGACAACGGATGAACCGACAACGGACGAACCAGCGACGGATGAACCAGCGACGGATGAGCCAACAACGGACGAACCAGCGACGGACGAGCCAGCGACGGATGAACCGACGACGGACGAGCCGGCAACGGACGAACCGACAACGGACGAACCGGCAACGGACGAACCGACAACGGACGAACCGACGACGGATGAGCCGGTAACAGACGAACCGACGACGGACGAACCAGCAACAGATGAACCGAATTCAAATGATGGCGCAAACGCGCAAAACAATTCGAATGGTTCGACGGAACGAAATAACAACAATAATTCGAATGATAGTGGAGATGACTCTGAAGAGTAA
- a CDS encoding FAD-dependent monooxygenase gives MNKKLDVLIIGAGPTGLTLALALSRYGLSFRIVERASGPSVVSKAIGIQARSLELFARLGVAEELMENAIKINQGNLYVNGAWQAKLDFTDLNTPFPFVTLLPQSETERILEARLATYGHTVERETELTGFAQFPTFVTASLQHKGATETVDASFIIGADGANSFVRRELGLPFSGKSFKESWALADIEVDWPLSSEEVHIFFSDHGVIESFPLQSNLFRITGNLTSGPVPTDHNAIDDFLQNRAKVPFKLKKVHWYSMFRVHNRIIEKFGHHRIYLIGDAAHINSPVGGQGMNTGIADAMNLAWKLWCVHQFKASFPLLDSYSVERREAAQGILRSTNLATELLQINIPFLLPLQEKVIRNSLKIAPLHHFVTNRIAQLNSHYPASSTFVTQGHFSPLTPKPGEPMPYSEVVHPRTKKNELLLRRADRNFLLLLFLPKNASDNLLEPFKELAYTYPDLFETVPIHQSLKEDGVVDQGGELARRFGIKQSGLYLIRPDGYIAYRQQGLKSKSFARYVERLLYAR, from the coding sequence TACGGATTATCTTTCCGCATCGTCGAACGTGCAAGTGGACCATCTGTCGTCTCCAAAGCGATCGGTATTCAAGCACGTTCCCTTGAATTGTTCGCAAGACTTGGTGTGGCAGAAGAATTAATGGAAAATGCGATTAAAATCAATCAGGGAAACCTCTATGTCAATGGTGCATGGCAGGCAAAACTTGATTTTACTGATTTAAACACACCCTTTCCGTTCGTTACGCTGTTGCCTCAAAGTGAGACGGAACGGATTCTCGAAGCACGTCTTGCCACTTACGGTCATACAGTAGAACGAGAAACGGAATTAACGGGATTCGCCCAATTCCCAACCTTCGTCACTGCTTCATTACAACATAAAGGGGCAACGGAGACAGTCGATGCCTCTTTCATCATCGGAGCAGATGGTGCAAACAGTTTCGTCCGTCGAGAACTCGGACTTCCATTTAGCGGTAAGTCGTTTAAAGAATCGTGGGCGCTCGCCGACATTGAGGTCGATTGGCCTCTTTCTTCTGAGGAAGTACACATTTTCTTCTCTGATCATGGCGTCATCGAATCGTTTCCTCTTCAATCGAATCTGTTTCGCATCACCGGCAATCTAACAAGCGGACCTGTTCCGACGGATCATAATGCCATTGATGATTTTTTACAAAATCGAGCTAAAGTCCCGTTTAAGCTTAAAAAAGTCCACTGGTACTCGATGTTCCGCGTTCATAATCGGATCATCGAGAAGTTCGGACATCATCGCATCTATTTGATTGGGGATGCGGCTCACATCAATTCACCCGTCGGTGGTCAAGGAATGAATACCGGTATTGCCGATGCGATGAATCTCGCATGGAAACTTTGGTGTGTCCATCAGTTCAAGGCGAGCTTTCCGTTACTCGATTCTTATAGCGTCGAACGCCGAGAAGCGGCACAAGGCATTCTGAGATCAACGAACCTTGCGACGGAACTCTTGCAAATCAATATTCCTTTTTTATTACCGTTACAGGAAAAAGTCATTCGAAATAGCCTCAAAATCGCACCACTGCATCATTTCGTGACGAATCGAATCGCTCAGCTTAACAGTCACTACCCAGCGAGCTCAACATTTGTCACACAAGGACACTTCAGTCCATTGACGCCAAAACCAGGTGAACCGATGCCTTATAGTGAAGTCGTTCATCCGCGAACGAAAAAAAACGAGCTCTTGTTACGTCGTGCGGACCGGAACTTCTTATTACTATTGTTCTTACCGAAGAACGCATCCGATAATCTTCTTGAACCATTCAAGGAACTCGCCTATACCTATCCCGATCTCTTTGAAACAGTTCCGATTCACCAATCCTTAAAAGAAGATGGTGTCGTCGATCAAGGCGGTGAACTGGCACGACGCTTCGGTATCAAACAGTCCGGATTATACTTGATTCGCCCTGACGGTTATATCGCTTATCGCCAACAAGGCTTAAAAAGTAAATCATTCGCTCGGTATGTTGAACGTTTACTTTATGCGCGATAA
- the recU gene encoding Holliday junction resolvase RecU has product MVLNYPNGKKFQKPLESHGTRIKKARSTDSTFSNRGMTLEKLLNESNTFYLTHNRAIIHKKPTPLQIVQVDYPKRSAAVVKEAYFKQPSTTDYNGVYRGKYIDFEAKETTNKTSFPIKNFHPHQIAHMRQCVEHGGICFVIIRFSLYNVQYVLSVEHVFPWWDQLESGRKSIPLTAIEQDGIKVETGAYPAIDYLKAVDELYFNSDTF; this is encoded by the coding sequence ATCGTTTTGAATTACCCGAATGGGAAAAAATTTCAAAAGCCGCTCGAGTCGCATGGAACCCGAATTAAGAAGGCGCGATCAACCGATTCAACCTTTTCAAACCGAGGAATGACGCTCGAAAAATTATTGAATGAAAGTAATACGTTTTACCTAACCCATAATCGGGCAATCATTCACAAGAAACCCACTCCGTTACAAATCGTCCAAGTCGATTATCCGAAACGGTCGGCTGCTGTCGTTAAGGAAGCCTATTTCAAGCAACCGTCGACGACGGATTATAATGGTGTGTATCGTGGAAAATATATTGATTTCGAAGCGAAGGAGACGACGAATAAAACCTCCTTCCCAATAAAAAATTTTCACCCCCATCAAATCGCACACATGCGTCAATGTGTCGAACATGGAGGAATTTGTTTTGTCATCATTCGGTTCAGTCTGTATAATGTGCAATATGTGCTTTCAGTCGAGCACGTGTTCCCCTGGTGGGATCAGTTAGAAAGCGGACGGAAATCGATTCCGCTGACAGCAATCGAACAAGACGGTATTAAGGTCGAGACTGGAGCGTACCCTGCCATCGATTATTTAAAGGCAGTGGACGAACTATATTTCAATTCAGACACTTTTTGA
- a CDS encoding peptidoglycan-binding protein codes for MYYDKRNRTTLAELAPNTRALAMKWYEYLVKNGIEILVYDARRTLKEQQDNVDSGASQTMYSYHLVGQALDFVPADKSGKVYWSGYGRADIKKAIKEAQRLGFTWGGDWDSDGNQRDETFIDSPHLQYEYKGYGTDKMLGTAPAAKSKPAHGDGKAIVPFPGKPLYIGAKGMKQKDVERIQRAVGALVTGKYDKQTETKVSAYQKRKKLDTDGVVGLATWNTLF; via the coding sequence ATGTATTACGACAAACGAAACCGCACGACCCTAGCTGAACTTGCACCAAACACACGCGCCCTAGCCATGAAATGGTACGAATACCTGGTCAAAAATGGTATCGAGATCCTGGTATATGATGCACGACGTACTCTCAAAGAACAACAGGACAATGTTGACTCGGGCGCGTCACAGACAATGTATTCTTATCATTTGGTCGGACAAGCACTCGACTTCGTACCAGCTGACAAGAGCGGTAAAGTCTACTGGAGTGGCTACGGGCGTGCTGACATCAAAAAAGCCATCAAGGAAGCGCAACGTCTCGGCTTCACGTGGGGCGGGGACTGGGATTCGGACGGCAACCAACGCGACGAGACCTTCATCGATTCCCCGCATCTGCAGTATGAGTACAAAGGATACGGTACGGACAAAATGCTCGGAACTGCTCCAGCAGCTAAATCAAAACCGGCACACGGAGACGGAAAAGCCATCGTCCCATTCCCGGGCAAACCGTTGTATATCGGAGCAAAAGGAATGAAACAGAAAGACGTCGAGCGGATCCAACGCGCAGTAGGTGCGTTGGTCACAGGTAAGTACGATAAACAGACAGAAACGAAAGTCAGCGCATATCAGAAGCGAAAGAAACTCGACACAGATGGCGTTGTTGGACTAGCTACTTGGAACACACTTTTCTGA
- the gpsB gene encoding cell division regulator GpsB — protein sequence MYKPLLTADDIYKKEFKTGLRGYVIEDVDGYLDQIIKDYEGFEREIERLKKENETLKQAPVQPEKREERRVEQAEPQVSSSSNYDMLRRISNLEKAVFGRPHQD from the coding sequence ATGTATAAGCCATTGTTGACAGCGGACGATATTTATAAAAAAGAATTCAAGACCGGCCTCCGTGGCTATGTCATCGAGGATGTCGATGGATACTTGGATCAAATCATTAAAGATTACGAAGGATTCGAACGTGAAATCGAGCGTCTGAAGAAAGAGAATGAGACGTTGAAACAAGCACCTGTTCAACCGGAAAAGCGGGAGGAACGCCGTGTCGAACAAGCGGAGCCACAAGTCTCTAGTTCATCCAACTATGACATGTTGCGTCGCATCTCAAATCTCGAGAAGGCGGTTTTCGGACGTCCGCATCAAGACTAA
- a CDS encoding ribonuclease H-like domain-containing protein, whose translation MKNRLRRMLKSTSDVAPDAPASSTSEAETAQTPVSWNDEQQAWIDRGADILTFEEEWIVRIDKRYALTDRHGDRSFAEVYESLQLPHPPLALDVPLEQVIFFDTETTGLRGTGTTIFLLGFARFEQGGLLMRQYFLPHPHFEAAFYHHFLHDIGDDVRFVTYNGKSFDWPQIKTRHVFVRERVPRLPKVGHLDLLHVARRIFKGMYDSYRLTAMEERIGFEREGDLPGFLAPMHYFQYVEHQHPDIMTGVLQHHLDDCLTLVGLYDACNRLVTHRAEAPSPIQENIAIWLADLGIHEGSHAHFRQVKELSPEGWLRQGYLHKKMKNYEQARDCFLKSDSYLGYIELAKWAEHIAKDPVLAYDYTERARHQVERHHWLITKKERILAELDHRGRRLKRKCDV comes from the coding sequence ATGAAAAATCGTCTTAGACGAATGCTGAAATCTACATCAGACGTCGCACCAGATGCTCCAGCGTCCTCCACTTCTGAGGCGGAAACAGCGCAGACACCAGTTAGCTGGAACGACGAGCAGCAGGCTTGGATTGATCGAGGGGCCGACATCTTGACGTTTGAAGAAGAGTGGATCGTCAGGATTGACAAGCGATATGCATTAACAGATCGGCATGGAGACCGAAGCTTTGCTGAAGTGTATGAGTCCTTACAACTGCCGCATCCACCGCTTGCGCTAGATGTCCCGCTCGAGCAGGTCATCTTCTTCGATACGGAGACGACAGGATTGCGGGGAACCGGAACGACGATCTTTTTGCTTGGGTTTGCTCGCTTTGAGCAGGGCGGGTTACTGATGCGGCAGTATTTCTTACCACATCCACACTTTGAAGCTGCCTTTTATCATCACTTTCTGCACGATATCGGAGATGATGTCCGGTTCGTAACTTACAACGGTAAAAGTTTTGACTGGCCGCAAATCAAAACACGACATGTCTTCGTACGAGAACGCGTTCCGCGATTACCAAAAGTCGGTCATCTCGATTTACTGCATGTTGCACGGCGAATCTTCAAGGGGATGTACGACTCCTATCGATTGACAGCGATGGAAGAACGAATCGGGTTCGAACGAGAAGGAGACTTACCTGGATTTTTAGCGCCGATGCATTACTTCCAGTACGTCGAACACCAGCATCCCGATATCATGACAGGCGTCTTGCAACATCATCTTGATGACTGTCTGACACTCGTTGGGCTCTATGATGCGTGCAACCGACTCGTCACGCATCGGGCAGAGGCACCTTCACCGATTCAAGAAAACATCGCGATTTGGTTAGCGGATCTTGGAATCCACGAAGGATCCCATGCTCATTTTCGACAGGTCAAAGAGTTGTCGCCAGAAGGATGGCTACGCCAAGGCTATTTGCATAAAAAAATGAAGAACTATGAACAAGCTCGAGATTGTTTCTTAAAGAGTGATAGTTACTTGGGATACATCGAACTCGCGAAGTGGGCGGAGCACATTGCAAAAGATCCGGTGCTTGCTTATGATTATACTGAACGAGCACGACACCAAGTCGAACGTCATCATTGGTTAATTACTAAAAAAGAACGAATCTTAGCAGAGCTTGATCATCGAGGACGTCGGTTGAAAAGGAAGTGTGACGTGTGA
- a CDS encoding nuclease-related domain-containing protein produces MLQVMTASVPELPRRRFFGNKQVNTTTYETDALCNEIRHVCRFDWMLFERIRLTDAITIPFALVGPKGLFLLLQNDAAVEWMTEESCYVMDPVHGKRLFTPHPISQSKRIVQAVRKALKEQGVIIPIHAMTLFPKAPQMRTERIKFPTGHTFKDVRAFIVSKKSSPVQEQERKQVAFYLAQHQE; encoded by the coding sequence ATGTTACAAGTCATGACAGCTTCGGTTCCGGAACTACCACGCCGCCGTTTCTTCGGAAATAAACAAGTGAATACGACGACGTACGAAACAGATGCGCTCTGTAATGAAATCCGTCATGTATGTCGTTTTGATTGGATGTTATTTGAACGCATTCGCCTAACTGACGCGATTACCATTCCTTTTGCTTTAGTTGGACCAAAAGGACTGTTTCTCTTGTTGCAAAACGATGCTGCTGTAGAATGGATGACAGAGGAATCGTGCTACGTGATGGATCCTGTCCATGGAAAAAGACTGTTTACGCCTCATCCGATTAGTCAATCGAAGCGAATCGTCCAAGCTGTTCGTAAAGCATTGAAGGAGCAAGGTGTGATCATTCCGATTCATGCTATGACACTTTTCCCGAAGGCACCACAGATGCGGACGGAACGCATTAAATTTCCGACGGGGCATACGTTCAAAGATGTACGAGCATTCATCGTGTCAAAGAAATCTTCACCCGTTCAGGAACAAGAACGAAAGCAAGTTGCATTTTATCTTGCCCAGCACCAAGAATAA
- a CDS encoding DEAD/DEAH box helicase has translation MQAKQTLVAFLEELKQDRSFMERITYMKTMEATAGRYVDFPEQLPERLRQALRTRGINQLYRHQGLAYERVQAGESTVIVTPTASGKTYCFNLPVLSHLLEHPNARALYLYPTKALAQDQNSELLELIDQLEAPIRCFTYDGDTSPTIRTKVRKAGNIVITNPDMLHSGILPHHTKWIELFENLKYIVIDELHTYRGVFGSHVANVIRRLRRICRYYGSDPVFIMTSATIANPKELAERLTEKSVGLIDDNGAPTGRKHFLVYQPPIVNAQLGIRRSATLETKQLAMRFIKKKFQTIVFARSRVRVEVLLTYLRSIYPHELGPRSIEGYRGGYLPSERRDIERRLRQGEITGIVSTNALELGVDIGQLQVCIMNGYPGTIASLWQQAGRAGRRQDDALIILVASSGMLDQYVAERPELFLNQSPEAARLDPDNLIIAVDHVKCAAFELPFTKGESFGSLETEDILEYLVEERVLHERGDRFYWMNDAFPAHGISLRSSDQENVIIVDQTEVPNRVIGEMDTFSAMTLLHDEAIYLHGADQYQVEHLDFEEKKAFVRAVDVDYYTDANFSVDLSVLEEDERYADGEYSVARGDVSVRGMATMFKKIKFGTHENIGSGPIHLPEREIHTTGVWFTLPDHARSSTELEQVLEGVANSLRRVAPLYLMCDASDVFVVPQVKATHTQQPTVYLYDRYPGGVGLAQSIYKQRGVMLRAARDSIVTCPCQDGCPACIGMVGVADEKERTIQLLAEMEKELS, from the coding sequence ATGCAAGCGAAACAAACGCTCGTTGCATTTCTCGAAGAACTGAAACAGGACCGCTCGTTCATGGAGCGGATTACGTATATGAAAACGATGGAAGCGACAGCTGGACGCTACGTCGATTTTCCAGAACAACTACCGGAACGTTTGCGGCAAGCGCTACGTACACGTGGAATAAACCAGTTATACCGTCATCAAGGGCTAGCGTATGAACGTGTACAAGCGGGAGAGTCGACGGTCATCGTCACGCCGACCGCTTCAGGAAAGACCTATTGTTTTAACTTACCGGTCTTATCACATTTGCTAGAGCATCCGAACGCGCGAGCGTTGTATCTTTACCCGACAAAAGCTCTCGCACAAGATCAAAATAGTGAGTTACTGGAACTGATTGATCAATTAGAAGCGCCAATCCGTTGTTTTACCTATGATGGCGACACATCTCCCACGATTCGGACAAAAGTGCGAAAAGCAGGAAACATCGTCATTACGAATCCAGACATGTTGCATTCCGGGATTTTGCCACACCACACCAAATGGATCGAACTATTTGAGAACTTGAAATACATTGTCATCGATGAGTTACACACGTACCGTGGAGTGTTTGGTAGTCATGTCGCGAATGTGATTCGTCGGCTCCGACGGATTTGTCGTTATTACGGCAGTGACCCGGTCTTTATCATGACGAGTGCGACGATTGCCAATCCAAAGGAGTTAGCAGAGCGGTTAACAGAAAAATCAGTCGGTCTGATTGATGACAACGGTGCACCGACTGGTCGTAAACATTTTCTCGTTTATCAACCGCCGATCGTCAATGCACAACTCGGGATACGACGTTCAGCGACACTCGAGACGAAACAATTAGCGATGCGTTTCATCAAAAAAAAGTTCCAAACAATCGTCTTTGCACGGTCACGCGTCCGCGTCGAAGTCTTACTGACGTATTTGCGAAGCATCTACCCACATGAACTCGGTCCACGATCAATCGAAGGATATCGAGGAGGCTATTTGCCAAGTGAACGTCGCGATATCGAACGTCGGTTACGCCAAGGAGAGATCACGGGTATCGTCTCGACGAATGCTCTCGAACTTGGTGTTGATATTGGTCAACTGCAAGTCTGTATCATGAACGGTTATCCGGGAACGATTGCTTCACTCTGGCAACAAGCAGGACGAGCGGGGCGCCGCCAAGATGATGCGTTGATCATTCTTGTCGCTTCTTCCGGGATGCTCGATCAATACGTCGCAGAACGTCCAGAACTGTTCTTGAACCAGTCACCCGAAGCAGCACGACTTGACCCGGATAACCTGATCATTGCTGTCGATCACGTCAAATGTGCAGCGTTCGAACTCCCCTTTACAAAAGGAGAATCATTCGGGTCGCTTGAGACGGAGGATATCCTTGAATACTTAGTCGAGGAACGCGTCTTGCACGAACGAGGCGATCGCTTTTATTGGATGAACGATGCGTTCCCAGCACACGGGATTTCGCTTCGATCGAGTGATCAAGAGAACGTCATCATCGTCGATCAGACCGAAGTACCGAATCGGGTCATCGGTGAGATGGATACGTTCAGTGCAATGACGTTGTTGCATGACGAGGCGATCTATTTGCATGGAGCCGATCAATATCAAGTCGAACATTTGGATTTTGAAGAGAAAAAAGCCTTCGTCCGTGCTGTAGACGTCGATTATTATACAGATGCTAATTTTTCAGTCGACCTTTCCGTACTCGAAGAAGATGAACGATACGCAGATGGAGAATATAGTGTTGCCCGTGGCGATGTCAGCGTTCGTGGGATGGCGACGATGTTCAAGAAAATTAAGTTCGGCACTCATGAGAATATCGGATCGGGTCCGATTCACCTACCGGAACGAGAAATTCATACAACGGGTGTCTGGTTCACTTTACCCGATCATGCACGCTCCTCGACGGAACTCGAGCAAGTGTTAGAGGGCGTCGCGAATAGTCTACGGCGTGTCGCACCGCTTTATTTGATGTGTGATGCTAGTGATGTCTTCGTCGTGCCGCAAGTCAAAGCGACACACACACAACAACCGACGGTCTACTTGTATGATCGTTACCCTGGTGGTGTTGGACTTGCGCAGTCGATCTACAAGCAACGCGGTGTCATGTTACGTGCAGCACGGGATTCGATCGTCACGTGTCCTTGTCAGGACGGCTGTCCTGCTTGTATCGGTATGGTAGGTGTCGCAGATGAGAAAGAACGAACGATTCAGCTATTAGCAGAAATGGAGAAGGAACTATCATGA
- a CDS encoding DUF1798 family protein, with amino-acid sequence MTIEPLLQEIERIYQEGRAGTEYDFNRDVVPFVERADQLIAEWQTNAQDSPYLRPSMVESAVDQLKQISVQAFQPKTSLKRFNETIKSVRYIDRLMNGEE; translated from the coding sequence ATGACAATTGAACCGTTATTACAAGAGATTGAACGAATTTATCAAGAAGGACGTGCCGGAACCGAATATGACTTCAATCGAGACGTCGTGCCGTTCGTTGAACGAGCTGATCAATTGATAGCTGAGTGGCAAACGAATGCTCAAGATAGTCCTTACTTACGACCGAGCATGGTTGAAAGTGCAGTTGATCAACTGAAGCAAATTTCCGTCCAAGCCTTTCAGCCAAAAACGAGTCTGAAACGTTTTAACGAAACGATTAAATCAGTTCGTTATATTGATCGATTAATGAACGGTGAAGAATAA